The genomic region TGGATGTAGATATGGACAGTCCTACGGACTGTTCAAAAGTTGGTTCGTATAATGTTCCAAGAGCCCAATTCACTACGCCTCAAGCTAATTAGATTGATGAGTCAATGGATAATTATGTTTGTCTAATGAAGATCGAAGACCAGGTAAATTAATCGGTCAAGACTAGACAAACGATTAATTAGGGAATAAATGGGGATTTATTATGAATTTATCTCAGCATTTAAGAGGATTTATTTAAGCATTTAAACTAACTTTATTTCAGAATTATAGTCGTTTATTATAGCTGTTATAGGGTTGTTTTATTTGGTAAGTTTTAGCctagtcaaagtcaaactaagaGACTTAATTAAGTAGTTTATTACCACATTAAGACAGTCGTTTCAGGCATGTAAGCTTGGCTATTTATAGCCTTATTTTCCTTTACATTTTCCTCCCAAGAAATAATACACAAAAACACTTGTCTTATGATAAGATTGTTGCTGCAAATTCTCTTGTTTTTATTCAACGCGTTTTGAGTAAATTCACGATcattctcaataggtcttgagctTGATCACTATTGTCGAGTTATAGGTCAAACTCGTCAAATAGCCATCCTATGTTTGATAATTGGTTGCTTCAAATATCACGGTTCATAttgggttgcacctagtgcattcgaaTCTCGTCGTGTGTTTGTTGTTCTAAGTTTTATGTTAAAATCACATTCAAACAGTTCATTACATCGTTCAAAACTCATAATCTTTAACAATCAGACAGTATCAAAACCGTTCAATTTTAGTTAATTCCGCTGCTATACACGAGATCCATTCTTTGAATCCAACTCGTATcatttgtggtatcagagcttcagcTCTTGATCCTAATTGTTGGAAGATGAATTTTAATGAACCAAATTTCTTGGAGAGTTTGCGTGAAGCCCTATGCAAAATCCATGAAGGAGGGCCACGATGGCAACCTAGGCGTGAGTTACTACATACTAGTGATGAATTCAAGATTAACGAACTACCTGAGTTCGTTGGAGGAACAGATCCTGAGGCGTATTTGGAATGGGAACACAAGATCTATAGAATGTTCGATTTTAAAGATATTGAAGATGAGAAGCGTTGTAAGTATGCTATACTCAAATTGGGTAAGGGTGCTTCTCCTTGGTTTGAAGGTGTGAAGTCTGAACGTGCGCTGCCAGGCAAGGTGTCACGGTCTAAAACTTTGAGTCGGGGCGTGATGCGCACCCTTGTCGAAACACTCGACAAGAATGCAAGCGAGAGCAtcaagcactagtgtttgtcaagcactagtgcattcgtaatcggtctcgggttgtGGGTGTCGGAATCCTAGTCTCGATCGACACACACGGGCTTGTTAGTGAAGTGAAGGCAAGAGTCGTTCACAAGAAAGAAACAACAAGCAATAAGAAGGCAACTTGGTTGGAAGTAAATTTTTGAttgactagtactccctaaagagggaaatttgatatttacatcctggtaaCAGGAGACATTGAAATTACAAAActagtgtagaatagcgatatacctatttatggaaagaaaagcTTAACTAAGACTATCCTAAACTAGAAAGCatttactaaaaatatacaaGAGGAAATGAATCTACATAGCATAAATAAACCTAAGGGTTcaaagtgtgcggatcgtcacactctcccccatcTAATATGTTGCCGTCCTCGGCAACGCTGGAACTCTTCAAGTTTTCAAGTCGTCAAGGCTGGGTTAGTCGGCTGATGTTGATGGAAGTTGATTGGAATGGATGTTGGCGCGCTTGATCTTGTTGCGGGTTGGATCTTCAGGATCTGGATGGTACGGCTTTAAGCAGCTCACATGGAAGACCGGGTGACACTTCATCCAGGCAGGGCAGTCAAGCttgtaagcaacttccccaatcCGCTTGATCACTTGGATGGGGCCTTCATACTTTCGCACCAGCCGCTTGTCTCTTCCCCTAAGAAATCTCATCTGCTCCATATTCAACTTCACCATGACCATGTCGCCTACCTTGAACTCTCTTGGCCTCTGGTTCTCATCTGCCCACTTCTTCATGCGGCGGGACGCCTTCTCCAATTAAGCGCGAGTAATCTCAGCATTGACATTCCATTCTTTAGCAAACTCGTGAGCTTTCTTCGTCCGGCCACCATAAAAATCTGCAACTGTGGGAGGCAATAACGGTTGTTTACTTGTGACAAGCTCAAACGGGCTCTTGTTAGAAGAGGAGATCGTTTGAACATTAAAACAGAACTGGGCAACATCTAGGAGGCGCACCCACTCCATCTAGGTTGCGCCCACAAAATGTCTCAAGTACATCAAATTAGAAAActagtgtagaatagcgatatacctatttatggaaaaaaaAGCTTAACTAAGACTATCCTAAACTAGAAAGCatttactaaaaatatacaaGAGGAAATGAATCTACATAGCATAAATAAAcctaagggttcgaagtgtgcggatcgtcacacaaGGCCAAGATCTCGTCTTGGGACACTGAGAAACAAAAATTACGGAAAAGGTATGTACCACCCACGCATAAGCTAGCTATTTACCGTAGGATTATTGAGCTAACATAAGGGAAACGGAGTATTAGTGATTATATTGATGAATTTGAGAATTTGGGTTTAATGGGGGAATTAGAGGAAAACGAGGAACAAAAAATGTCTCGTTTCTTATTTGGGTTAAATAGATCCGTAGCTAATGTCGTAGAAATGTTTCCCTATGCTGATTTTGACACTCTATGTGGATTGTGTTTGAAAGTTCAGGCCCAAAGAAAGACGAAATATACTTCGACATATGGGGATAGTAGTAGGTCTACATCGTGGAGGAATGACGGGGGATCAAAGGGTAGTGCTAGTAGCAACACCACTGAGTCGGTTCCTAAAAATGTAGTTGCCCCTAATCCTAGTGTTAAGACCACGAGCACTAAGGAAACGAGTCTCTCTAAAATCCATTGTTTTAAGTGTCAAGGCTTTGGGCATTGTCAAAATACTTGTCCAAATAAACGAGTCATAACCTTAAAAGAGGCTATTGATGTGCGTGAGGAATTATTGGTTGGGGATGAACAGTCATAGGAAGTGTTTAATCTGGAGGATTATGAGGATGAGAAAGATGGTGATAATGTTGAAACTTATGCAGCCCCTACCTTTGATTGTGCCTTCGTTCTTAGGACCTTACAAGTTCAATTGTCACCAATTGATTCGGAGCAACGGGATCAAATATTTCACACCAAATGTCAAGGGAAGGATAAGTGGTGTAGGTTGATCATCGATGGTGGTAGTTGTACAAACGCTGCTTCAAACGAGATGGTCACAAAACTTGGGTTGGTCACAACGAGTCATCCTAAACCATATGCACTACATTGACTCGATGATGGTAACAAGGTTAAAGTTATGAAGCAGGTGAGAGTGGGTCTAACTATGGGTTCTTATGGTGATGAGATATTGTGCGATGTGGTTCTAATGGATGCTTGTCACATTTTGTTGGGACGTCCTTGGCTATTTTATCGTGATGTGTTGTACCATGGCAGGCGCAATGAGTATAAATTGCGTGATAAAGGGAAGAGGATCATGTTCAAACCCATGGCTCCTAGTGCTAGTAGGTTGATGAGTACTAAGCAAGGGAAGAAACCAAACCTTACTATGTTTGCTAGTGAGCGTGAAGTGGAGAATGCTCTTGTTGAGGGTGAAAGGGTTTATTTGATGGTGGTTAACGAGACACATGGTGATGGTGTGATCAACGGGCAGGTTGAAGGCTTGGTAAAGGAGTTCGAGGATGTTTTTCCCAAAGATCTACCTCCGGGTTTACCACCTATTCGTGGGATCGAACACTAAATCGATCTCATTTCCGGAGCTTCTCTTCCTAACAAGGCAGCCTACCTTTATAATCCCGAGGAGACAAAGGAGTTGCAAAGGCAAATT from Silene latifolia isolate original U9 population chromosome 3, ASM4854445v1, whole genome shotgun sequence harbors:
- the LOC141649209 gene encoding uncharacterized protein LOC141649209, which produces MGSYGDEILCDVVLMDACHILLGRPWLFYRDVLYHGRRNEYKLRDKGKRIMFKPMAPSASRLMSTKQGKKPNLTMFASEREVENALVEGERVYLMVVNETHGDGVINGQVEGLVKEFEDVFPKDLPPGLPPIRGIEH